The proteins below are encoded in one region of Aeromonas jandaei:
- a CDS encoding endonuclease, whose protein sequence is MFRPLLSLALTLLVSLPLHAQTFRAAKQDLNRLYQDHPVTFYCGCNIDYQGKKMSPGLASCGYEPRKQPKRAARIEWEHVVPAWEFGHQLQCWQQGGRKNCGKSDEFNQMEGDMHNLFPAIGEVNGDRANFRFSDWNGTPDQYGQCRMLVDFKNRQVQPPKGPVRGQIARAYLYMSQQYGLRLAAQQRKLFEAWDRQYPADSWECERNRRIGKLQGNTNPFIEKQCR, encoded by the coding sequence ATGTTTCGTCCCCTGCTCTCTCTCGCCCTGACCCTGCTGGTCAGTCTGCCCCTGCATGCCCAGACTTTTCGCGCCGCCAAACAGGATCTGAACCGCCTCTATCAGGATCACCCGGTCACCTTCTACTGCGGCTGCAATATTGACTATCAGGGCAAGAAAATGAGCCCGGGCCTGGCCAGCTGCGGCTATGAGCCGCGCAAGCAGCCCAAGCGTGCCGCCCGCATCGAGTGGGAACACGTGGTGCCGGCCTGGGAGTTCGGCCACCAGCTGCAGTGCTGGCAGCAGGGTGGTCGCAAGAATTGCGGCAAGAGCGACGAGTTCAATCAGATGGAGGGGGACATGCACAACCTCTTCCCCGCCATCGGCGAGGTGAACGGTGATCGGGCCAACTTCCGCTTCTCCGACTGGAATGGCACCCCGGATCAGTACGGCCAGTGCCGGATGCTGGTGGACTTCAAAAATCGCCAGGTGCAGCCGCCCAAGGGGCCGGTACGCGGCCAGATCGCCCGCGCCTACCTCTACATGAGCCAGCAGTATGGGCTGCGTCTGGCGGCGCAACAGCGTAAACTGTTCGAAGCCTGGGACAGGCAGTACCCGGCCGACAGCTGGGAATGCGAGCGCAACCGCCGCATCGGCAAGCTGCAGGGCAATACCAACCCCTTTATTGAAAAGCAGTGCCGATAA
- the gshB gene encoding glutathione synthase encodes MTIKLGIVMDPISAINIKKDSSFAMLEEAQKRGYELFYLEMKDLYMEAGRAFGTMRPLTVKYDYADWYSLGEVVDQPLSSLDVILMRKDPPFDTEFIYATYMLERAEDEGCLIVNKPQSLRDANEKLYTAWFAEHTPTTLVTRRADKLRAFHAKHKDVILKPLDGMGGASIFRMKEDDANVGVIIETLTSHGSQYCMAQTYLPAIKDGDKRVLVVDGEPVPYCLARIPALGETRGNLAAGGRGEARPLSEADWAIARAVGPTLKEKGLIFVGLDIIGDRLTEINVTSPTCIREIEAAFDVHITGMLMDAIERRLAKA; translated from the coding sequence ATGACCATTAAACTCGGCATCGTGATGGACCCCATCTCGGCCATCAATATCAAGAAGGACTCCAGCTTCGCCATGCTCGAAGAGGCGCAAAAGCGCGGCTACGAGCTGTTCTATCTGGAGATGAAAGACCTCTACATGGAGGCCGGTCGCGCCTTCGGTACCATGCGTCCGCTCACCGTCAAATATGACTATGCCGACTGGTACAGCCTGGGCGAGGTAGTGGATCAGCCACTCTCCAGCCTGGACGTGATCCTGATGCGCAAGGATCCCCCCTTCGACACCGAGTTCATCTACGCCACCTACATGCTGGAGCGGGCCGAGGATGAGGGTTGCCTCATCGTCAACAAGCCGCAGAGCCTGCGCGACGCCAACGAGAAGCTCTACACCGCTTGGTTTGCCGAGCACACCCCGACCACGCTCGTCACTCGCAGAGCCGACAAGCTGCGCGCCTTCCACGCGAAGCACAAGGACGTCATCCTCAAGCCGCTGGACGGCATGGGCGGCGCCTCCATCTTCCGCATGAAGGAGGATGACGCCAACGTCGGCGTCATCATCGAGACATTAACCTCTCACGGCAGCCAGTACTGCATGGCACAGACCTATCTGCCCGCCATCAAGGATGGCGACAAGCGGGTGCTGGTGGTGGATGGTGAGCCGGTGCCCTACTGCCTGGCTCGCATCCCGGCCCTGGGGGAGACCCGCGGCAATCTGGCAGCCGGTGGCCGTGGCGAGGCACGCCCCTTGAGCGAGGCCGACTGGGCCATCGCCCGTGCAGTGGGCCCGACGCTGAAAGAGAAGGGGCTTATCTTCGTCGGCCTCGACATCATCGGCGATCGGCTGACCGAGATTAACGTCACCAGCCCGACCTGCATCCGCGAGATTGAAGCGGCCTTCGACGTACACATCACCGGCATGCTGATGGATGCCATCGAGCGCCGGCTGGCCAAGGCTTGA
- the rsmE gene encoding 16S rRNA (uracil(1498)-N(3))-methyltransferase, with product MRIPRIYEPAALQVGQTLALSEDGANHIGRVLRMQPGQQLELFNGDGNQYPATIANVGKKSVEVTIDSCDTHSVESPLAIHLGQVISRGDKMDFTIQKSVELGVTCITPLFSERCGVKLPADRLEKKREQWQKVVISACEQCGRNTVPEVRMPMELDAWLAEETQELKLNLHPRAPYSINTLPVPEHGVRLLIGPEGGLSSDEIARTVQEDFKEMLLGPRVLRTETAALTAITALQCRFGDLA from the coding sequence ATGCGCATTCCACGTATCTATGAACCGGCCGCCCTGCAGGTGGGCCAGACCCTCGCCCTGTCGGAAGACGGTGCCAACCACATCGGCCGGGTGCTGCGCATGCAGCCGGGTCAGCAGCTCGAGCTGTTCAACGGCGACGGCAACCAGTACCCCGCCACCATCGCCAATGTGGGCAAGAAGTCGGTGGAAGTGACCATTGACAGCTGCGACACCCACTCGGTGGAATCCCCGCTGGCCATCCACCTCGGTCAGGTGATCAGCCGCGGCGACAAGATGGACTTCACCATCCAGAAATCGGTGGAGCTGGGCGTCACCTGCATCACTCCGCTTTTCTCCGAGCGCTGCGGCGTCAAGCTGCCGGCCGATCGGCTGGAGAAAAAACGCGAGCAGTGGCAGAAGGTGGTGATCAGCGCCTGCGAGCAGTGCGGCCGCAATACCGTGCCCGAGGTGCGCATGCCGATGGAGCTGGACGCCTGGCTGGCGGAAGAGACCCAGGAGCTCAAGCTCAACCTGCACCCGCGCGCCCCTTACAGCATCAACACCCTGCCCGTTCCCGAGCACGGCGTGCGCCTGCTGATCGGCCCGGAAGGGGGCTTGTCGAGCGACGAGATCGCCCGTACCGTGCAGGAAGATTTCAAAGAGATGCTGCTGGGGCCGCGGGTGCTGCGCACCGAAACCGCCGCCCTGACGGCGATTACTGCGCTGCAGTGCCGCTTCGGCGATCTCGCTTGA
- a CDS encoding YqgE/AlgH family protein, with protein MQTLQNHFLLAMPSLSDPYFERSLVYLCEHSEEGAMGLVVNIPVDMSLDAMLTQLKLTPPTVAELKQPVVQGGPVHADRGFVLHSFRPGFGSTMQVGDEMMVTTSKDILETLGTSEAPDHWLVALGYAGWSAGQLEQELVDGAWLVIPPNPDLIFKTPIHKRWQQAAASIGVNPIHLSSDVGHS; from the coding sequence ATGCAAACACTGCAAAATCACTTCCTGCTCGCCATGCCGAGCCTCTCCGATCCCTATTTCGAGCGTTCGCTGGTCTATCTGTGCGAACACAGCGAAGAGGGTGCCATGGGGCTGGTGGTCAACATCCCGGTGGACATGTCGCTGGATGCCATGCTGACCCAGCTCAAGCTCACGCCCCCGACCGTTGCGGAACTCAAGCAGCCGGTGGTGCAAGGGGGGCCGGTGCACGCCGATCGTGGCTTTGTACTGCACAGCTTCCGCCCCGGTTTCGGCTCCACGATGCAGGTGGGGGACGAAATGATGGTGACCACTTCAAAGGATATACTGGAAACCTTGGGTACGAGTGAGGCTCCCGATCATTGGCTGGTGGCGCTTGGTTACGCTGGCTGGAGTGCCGGACAGCTGGAACAGGAGCTGGTTGATGGCGCCTGGCTGGTGATCCCTCCCAATCCTGACCTTATCTTCAAAACCCCCATCCACAAGCGTTGGCAACAAGCTGCGGCCAGCATCGGGGTTAACCCGATCCACCTATCCAGCGATGTCGGCCACAGCTAA
- a CDS encoding HNH endonuclease: MATITLYARVRKENANNEFAFLDRDNKSFNLKKIFPSDSKKITLVFGDLSVETERGGAENQLYLKAPKRCIINHEKIEGMPQKKLVKYLGLSADTRVGFNLRISDDEKVLFAVGFESNRYYTDNEEIKFQIIDKKVYREIMSRRGQFAFRQKLLSKYNNKCAISGCETIEVLEAAHIIPHSESPSYDIGNGIILRADIHTLFDLYLLSINPDTEKVEVSNRCCGQYAGFSGVSIDVMPEKFSLSKHYQQFCELNS; encoded by the coding sequence ATGGCTACTATTACTTTATACGCTCGAGTTAGAAAGGAAAATGCAAATAACGAATTTGCATTCTTGGATAGAGATAACAAAAGTTTTAATTTGAAAAAAATTTTTCCTTCCGATAGTAAAAAAATCACGCTGGTTTTTGGTGATTTGTCCGTTGAAACAGAAAGAGGGGGAGCAGAGAATCAGCTTTATTTAAAAGCACCCAAGCGTTGTATTATTAACCACGAAAAAATAGAGGGAATGCCACAGAAAAAACTAGTTAAATATCTTGGACTGTCGGCTGACACTAGAGTTGGTTTTAATTTGCGCATCAGTGATGATGAAAAAGTTTTGTTTGCAGTGGGTTTTGAGTCAAATCGTTACTATACAGACAATGAGGAAATAAAGTTCCAAATTATAGACAAGAAAGTTTATAGGGAAATAATGTCAAGGCGAGGGCAATTCGCTTTTCGACAAAAACTTTTATCTAAATATAATAATAAATGTGCTATATCTGGATGTGAAACCATAGAAGTGCTTGAAGCTGCTCATATTATTCCCCATTCGGAGAGTCCATCTTATGATATCGGTAATGGAATTATATTAAGAGCTGATATTCATACACTATTTGATTTGTACTTGTTGTCAATTAACCCTGATACTGAAAAAGTTGAAGTTAGCAACCGCTGTTGCGGGCAATATGCTGGGTTTAGTGGTGTTTCAATTGACGTTATGCCAGAAAAGTTCTCATTATCTAAACATTACCAGCAGTTTTGTGAATTAAATTCATAA
- a CDS encoding SprT family zinc-dependent metalloprotease: protein MSATSTRLDPALHQQLLARVDACFVQAEARLGRTFPRPQVHCNMRGRAAGSARLQTWELRFNPALFQANQQAFLAEVVPHEVAHLLVYALWGEGRGRSRVLPHGRQWQSVMREVFGLEPRTTHSFDLAVLAQRTIPYRCLCQQHQLSVRRHNKVVRGEARYHCRRCKQPLERVGSSQ from the coding sequence ATGTCTGCCACCTCTACCCGCCTCGACCCCGCCCTGCACCAGCAGCTGCTCGCACGCGTCGACGCCTGCTTTGTGCAGGCCGAAGCGCGCCTTGGCCGCACCTTCCCCCGCCCGCAAGTACATTGCAACATGCGCGGTCGGGCGGCGGGATCGGCGCGGCTGCAAACCTGGGAGCTGCGCTTCAATCCCGCCCTCTTTCAGGCCAACCAGCAGGCGTTTCTGGCCGAGGTAGTGCCTCACGAGGTGGCCCATCTGCTGGTCTATGCCCTGTGGGGGGAAGGTCGCGGCAGATCGCGGGTGCTACCCCACGGCCGCCAGTGGCAATCGGTGATGCGGGAGGTGTTCGGCCTTGAGCCCAGAACCACCCACAGCTTCGATCTGGCGGTTCTGGCCCAGCGCACCATCCCCTATCGCTGCCTCTGTCAGCAGCATCAGCTGTCGGTACGCCGCCACAACAAGGTGGTGCGTGGCGAGGCCCGCTACCACTGCCGCCGCTGCAAGCAGCCGCTGGAGCGGGTTGGCTCGTCGCAGTAA
- a CDS encoding methyl-accepting chemotaxis protein, producing MEGISIRQKLILGCVVPLLALVLLVIGAVQAMSQLMAGMNSMYQGEVVQLKELKQIADLYAVKVIDAANKANVGGFDPARSRADMSAAQQDIKRIWQGYRSQPMSQAEQREADQMQGLFAAADQEIEAVMQILADMQGSNQGQLAAHIMPLYRVIDPVSDGISALVEYQLKEAEKNMTELNGLRVQLNRLFVLLLVVGGACILFFGVWAGRSVSQPLAAMGGILRGMQTDLDLSKLAPVLRKDEMGGLAHSLNDVICHFRELITQINGMAEQLARESAQLAHIGVESRQRFAQQQAETDQTATAMNQMSATVAEVANSSNNAADAARHADGSARHGHQIVADAIQCMSGLSSQIQNTAAMITQLADDSRNISSVMDAIRGIAEQTNLLALNAAIEAARAGDQGRGFAVVADEVRTLAQRTQRSTEEIGKTIVKLQQGATQAASSMELGLDQVEQSNRTVLACGQALGEIVSSVNVINEMNTHIATAAEEQSKVAEDISRNVVNIAHIASESTQAASQLNQSCHELEQLSSELKVKVGQFRC from the coding sequence ATGGAAGGTATTTCGATCAGACAGAAGTTGATCCTGGGCTGTGTGGTACCCCTGCTGGCACTGGTGCTGCTGGTGATCGGGGCTGTTCAGGCGATGTCACAGCTGATGGCTGGCATGAACAGCATGTATCAGGGGGAGGTGGTGCAGCTCAAGGAGCTCAAGCAGATCGCCGATCTCTATGCGGTCAAGGTGATCGATGCAGCCAACAAGGCCAATGTGGGGGGCTTTGACCCCGCCAGATCGCGCGCGGACATGAGCGCCGCCCAGCAGGATATCAAGCGCATCTGGCAGGGCTACCGCAGTCAGCCGATGAGCCAGGCGGAGCAGCGGGAAGCCGACCAGATGCAGGGGCTGTTTGCGGCGGCAGACCAGGAGATTGAGGCGGTGATGCAGATCCTGGCCGACATGCAGGGGAGCAATCAGGGCCAGCTGGCCGCCCATATCATGCCGCTCTATCGAGTGATCGACCCGGTCAGCGACGGGATCAGCGCCCTGGTGGAGTATCAGCTGAAGGAGGCCGAGAAGAACATGACCGAGCTCAACGGGCTCAGGGTGCAGCTCAACCGGTTGTTTGTCTTGCTGCTGGTGGTCGGCGGCGCCTGCATCCTGTTCTTCGGGGTGTGGGCCGGGCGCAGCGTCAGCCAGCCCCTGGCTGCCATGGGCGGGATCCTGCGCGGCATGCAAACGGATCTCGATCTGAGCAAGCTGGCGCCGGTGCTGCGCAAGGACGAGATGGGCGGGCTGGCCCACTCCCTCAACGACGTGATCTGCCATTTTCGCGAGCTCATCACCCAGATCAACGGCATGGCGGAGCAGCTTGCCAGAGAGTCGGCCCAGTTGGCCCATATCGGCGTCGAGAGCCGCCAGCGCTTTGCCCAGCAGCAGGCCGAGACCGATCAGACCGCGACGGCCATGAACCAGATGAGCGCGACCGTGGCGGAAGTGGCCAACAGCTCCAACAATGCTGCCGATGCGGCGCGCCATGCCGACGGGAGTGCCCGTCACGGTCACCAGATAGTGGCGGACGCCATCCAGTGCATGTCCGGGCTGTCGTCCCAGATCCAGAACACCGCTGCCATGATCACCCAGCTGGCCGATGACAGCCGCAATATCAGCAGCGTGATGGATGCCATTCGCGGCATCGCCGAGCAGACCAACCTGCTGGCGCTCAACGCCGCCATCGAGGCGGCGCGGGCCGGTGATCAGGGACGGGGTTTTGCGGTGGTGGCCGACGAGGTACGCACCCTGGCCCAGCGTACCCAGCGCTCCACCGAGGAGATCGGCAAGACCATCGTCAAGTTGCAGCAGGGGGCTACTCAGGCGGCGTCCAGCATGGAGCTGGGGCTGGATCAGGTGGAGCAGTCCAACCGCACCGTGCTGGCCTGCGGTCAGGCGCTCGGCGAGATTGTCAGCTCGGTCAACGTGATCAACGAGATGAATACCCACATCGCCACGGCGGCAGAGGAGCAGAGCAAGGTGGCCGAGGATATCAGCCGCAATGTGGTCAATATCGCCCACATCGCCAGCGAGTCGACACAGGCCGCCTCCCAGTTGAACCAGAGTTGCCACGAGCTGGAACAGCTCTCCAGCGAACTCAAGGTGAAGGTGGGGCAGTTCCGCTGTTGA
- the yidZ gene encoding HTH-type transcriptional regulator YidZ, whose product MRTLSELDLNLLVVFKYLMAERSVAGAATQLSVSPSTVSKALAKLREWFGDPLFVRGRKELQPTNLALTLDEELKVWFPLTERIAALNSDAIPDGARFTLVMQSPFYNSLLNDLPMMIHEKYPNSVVKMLGWNRNSLSDIVNGDAELGVCVRESYSRSQLKLSNLPYYIDHEVLFCDRPVVFLRQDHPLLRQPWSLENFLECPHSSVVLEVLETWGLDLLLEDEGMARKVPVMVSSFEQSLHIASQPDNDLIAVAPSYCAGHAAKYHPNLITMPLPLPEELYQQLELTFILLWHKRHNQDAKVIWLLNEIRRLYHRESRTAAI is encoded by the coding sequence ATGCGCACACTGAGTGAACTTGATCTGAATCTGCTGGTGGTATTCAAGTACCTCATGGCTGAGCGGAGTGTTGCCGGGGCTGCTACACAGCTGAGTGTGAGCCCTTCTACCGTAAGCAAGGCGTTGGCCAAGCTGCGGGAGTGGTTTGGCGACCCGCTTTTTGTGCGCGGCCGCAAGGAGTTGCAGCCCACCAATCTGGCATTGACGCTGGATGAAGAACTGAAAGTCTGGTTCCCGCTGACCGAGCGTATCGCTGCGCTAAACAGTGATGCGATCCCAGATGGGGCAAGGTTCACGCTGGTGATGCAGTCGCCTTTCTACAACAGCTTGTTGAACGATTTGCCCATGATGATCCACGAGAAGTATCCCAACTCGGTGGTCAAGATGCTGGGGTGGAATCGCAACTCGCTCAGCGATATCGTCAACGGCGATGCCGAGCTTGGGGTCTGTGTGCGCGAGAGTTATAGCCGCTCCCAGCTCAAGCTCAGCAATTTGCCCTATTACATTGATCATGAGGTGCTCTTCTGCGACAGACCCGTGGTCTTCTTGCGTCAGGATCATCCTCTGCTTCGCCAGCCCTGGTCGCTGGAGAACTTTCTGGAGTGCCCTCATAGCAGCGTAGTGCTGGAGGTTCTGGAGACCTGGGGGCTGGATCTGCTGCTGGAAGATGAGGGGATGGCCCGCAAGGTCCCCGTGATGGTCTCGAGTTTCGAGCAGTCACTGCATATCGCTTCCCAGCCCGACAACGATCTGATTGCGGTGGCGCCCTCCTATTGCGCCGGACACGCGGCCAAATATCATCCCAACCTCATTACCATGCCACTGCCGCTGCCCGAGGAGCTTTACCAGCAGTTGGAGCTGACCTTTATTCTGCTCTGGCACAAGCGCCACAATCAGGATGCCAAGGTCATATGGCTGCTGAACGAGATCCGGCGGCTCTATCACCGGGAATCAAGGACGGCTGCCATCTGA
- the metK gene encoding methionine adenosyltransferase: MAKLFTSESVSEGHPDKIADQISDAVLDAILKQDTKARVACETLVKTGMVMVAGEVTTSAWVDIEQIVRDTVRDIGYTHSDMGFDADSCAVLNAIGKQSPDINQGVDRSDPLEQGAGDQGLMFGYATNETDVLMPAPITYSHLLVKRQAEVRKNGTLPWLRPDAKSQLTFAYDDAGKIIGVDAVVLSTQHAESISHKDLVEAVREEIIKPVLPAEWVNKDTKYFINPTGRFVIGGPMGDCGLTGRKIIVDTYGGMARHGGGAFSGKDPSKVDRSAAYAARYVAKNIVAAGLADRCEIQISYAIGVAEPTSISVETFGTAKVAEDLLVKLVREHFELRPYGLIQMLDLKRPIYQATAAYGHFGRNEFPWEQTDKAELLRSAAGL; this comes from the coding sequence ATGGCAAAGCTGTTTACTTCCGAGTCGGTCTCCGAAGGCCATCCCGACAAGATTGCGGACCAGATCTCCGATGCGGTGCTGGACGCCATCCTCAAGCAAGATACCAAGGCACGCGTTGCCTGCGAGACCCTGGTCAAGACCGGTATGGTCATGGTGGCCGGTGAAGTAACCACCTCTGCCTGGGTAGACATCGAACAGATCGTGCGCGATACCGTGCGTGACATCGGCTACACCCACTCCGACATGGGCTTCGATGCCGACTCCTGCGCCGTGCTGAACGCCATCGGCAAGCAGTCCCCGGATATCAACCAGGGTGTTGACCGCAGCGATCCGCTGGAGCAGGGCGCGGGCGACCAGGGCCTGATGTTCGGCTATGCCACCAACGAAACCGACGTGCTGATGCCGGCCCCCATCACCTACTCTCACCTGCTGGTGAAGCGTCAGGCTGAAGTGCGCAAGAACGGCACCCTGCCGTGGCTGCGTCCCGATGCCAAGAGCCAGCTGACCTTCGCCTACGACGACGCAGGCAAGATCATCGGTGTGGATGCCGTGGTGCTCTCTACCCAGCACGCCGAATCCATCAGCCACAAAGATCTGGTTGAAGCGGTACGCGAAGAGATCATCAAGCCGGTGCTGCCGGCCGAGTGGGTCAACAAGGACACCAAATACTTCATCAACCCGACCGGTCGTTTCGTTATCGGCGGCCCGATGGGTGACTGCGGTCTGACCGGTCGCAAGATCATCGTCGACACCTACGGCGGCATGGCCCGTCACGGTGGTGGCGCCTTCTCCGGTAAGGATCCGTCCAAGGTTGACCGTTCTGCTGCCTACGCCGCCCGCTACGTTGCCAAAAACATCGTTGCCGCCGGTCTGGCCGATCGCTGTGAAATCCAGATCTCCTACGCCATCGGCGTGGCCGAGCCGACCTCCATCAGCGTGGAAACCTTCGGCACTGCCAAAGTCGCCGAGGATCTGCTGGTCAAGCTGGTACGCGAACACTTCGAACTGCGCCCGTACGGCCTGATCCAGATGCTGGATCTGAAGCGCCCGATCTACCAGGCTACCGCTGCCTACGGTCACTTCGGTCGCAACGAGTTCCCGTGGGAGCAGACCGACAAGGCCGAGCTGCTGCGCTCTGCCGCTGGCCTGTAA
- the ruvX gene encoding Holliday junction resolvase RuvX: MSSRSIMGFDYGTKSIGVAIGQELTGTARPLRALKANDGIPNWDEIEKLLKEWQPDLLIVGLPLNMDGTDQEITVRARKFGNRLHGRFGKPVEFKDERLTTTDARARLFEQGGYRALEKGSVDGVSAQLIVEAWMEEQYN, from the coding sequence ATGTCATCACGCAGTATCATGGGCTTTGACTACGGCACCAAGAGCATTGGCGTTGCCATCGGCCAGGAGCTGACCGGCACTGCCCGTCCCTTGCGCGCCCTCAAGGCCAATGACGGCATTCCCAACTGGGACGAAATCGAGAAGCTGCTCAAGGAGTGGCAACCTGACCTGCTCATTGTCGGCCTGCCCCTGAACATGGATGGCACCGATCAGGAGATCACGGTTCGTGCCCGCAAGTTCGGCAACCGCCTGCACGGTCGCTTCGGCAAACCGGTCGAGTTCAAGGATGAGCGACTCACCACCACGGACGCTCGTGCCCGCCTCTTCGAACAGGGTGGATATCGCGCGCTGGAGAAGGGCAGCGTGGACGGCGTATCGGCGCAGCTGATCGTCGAAGCCTGGATGGAAGAGCAGTACAACTAA
- the dtpB gene encoding dipeptide/tripeptide permease DtpB, translating into MHPATAPTGLLQQPKPFFMIFFVELWERFGYYGVQGILAVFFVQQLGFSQEQSFITFGAFSALVYGLISIGGYVGDHILGTKRTMVLGAVVLVIGYFMTGMSIYNPDLIFYALGTIAVGNCLFKANPASLLSKCYAPKDPRLDGAFTLFYMSINIGSLISLSLAPVIADHYGYTVTYNLCGVGLVIALLTFFACRNMVKDIGSEPDHLPLNYGKLLMVLAGSVVMVFFCAWLMHHVVIANMVLMTVTIAVVIVFFREAFKLDPLGRNKMYVAFVLMLEAVLFYVLYAQMPTSLNFFAINNMHHEMLGMSVNPVSFQALNPFWVVVGSPVLAVIYTRMGSKGRDLTMPLKFTLGMFFCSLGFLTAAASGWWFADEQGLTSPWFMVLIYLFQSIGELMISALGLAMVAALVPQRLMGFILGMWFLTQAMASLLGGYVATFTAVPQGVTDPLLTLPIYTGVFGKIGIATLIIAVVMGLMVPWLNRMMNAAPQEEEGLLAPQSQA; encoded by the coding sequence ATGCATCCAGCAACAGCACCGACCGGGTTGTTACAACAGCCCAAACCCTTCTTCATGATATTTTTTGTCGAACTCTGGGAGCGCTTCGGTTATTACGGCGTGCAGGGAATTCTGGCGGTTTTCTTTGTACAGCAGCTGGGCTTTTCCCAAGAGCAGTCGTTTATCACCTTCGGCGCCTTCTCGGCGCTGGTATATGGCCTTATTTCGATTGGTGGTTATGTTGGCGACCATATTCTCGGCACCAAGCGCACCATGGTGCTGGGGGCGGTTGTACTGGTTATCGGCTATTTTATGACCGGCATGTCGATTTACAATCCTGACCTGATTTTCTATGCGCTCGGTACCATCGCGGTCGGCAACTGCCTGTTCAAGGCCAACCCGGCCAGTCTGCTCTCCAAATGTTATGCCCCGAAGGATCCGCGGCTGGATGGTGCTTTTACCCTCTTCTACATGTCGATCAATATCGGCTCGCTCATCTCCCTGTCGCTGGCTCCGGTCATTGCCGATCACTACGGCTATACCGTCACCTACAACCTCTGCGGTGTCGGGCTGGTGATTGCGCTGCTCACCTTCTTTGCCTGCCGCAATATGGTGAAAGATATCGGCTCCGAGCCGGATCATCTGCCCCTCAACTACGGTAAGTTGCTGATGGTATTGGCTGGCTCGGTGGTCATGGTCTTCTTCTGTGCCTGGTTGATGCACCACGTGGTGATCGCCAACATGGTGCTGATGACGGTGACTATCGCCGTGGTAATTGTCTTTTTTCGCGAGGCGTTCAAGCTCGACCCCCTGGGTCGCAACAAGATGTATGTGGCCTTCGTGCTGATGCTGGAGGCGGTGCTCTTCTATGTGCTGTACGCCCAGATGCCGACTTCACTGAACTTCTTTGCCATCAACAACATGCATCACGAGATGCTGGGCATGAGCGTCAACCCGGTCAGCTTCCAGGCGCTCAACCCCTTCTGGGTGGTGGTGGGTAGCCCGGTGCTGGCGGTGATCTATACCCGGATGGGCAGCAAGGGGCGGGATCTCACCATGCCGCTCAAATTTACCCTCGGGATGTTCTTTTGCTCGCTCGGTTTCCTGACTGCCGCTGCTTCCGGCTGGTGGTTTGCCGATGAGCAGGGGCTCACCTCGCCCTGGTTTATGGTGCTTATTTACCTGTTCCAGAGCATCGGCGAGCTGATGATCAGTGCGCTGGGTCTGGCCATGGTGGCAGCGCTGGTGCCGCAACGCCTGATGGGCTTTATCCTCGGGATGTGGTTCCTGACCCAGGCGATGGCATCGCTGCTCGGGGGCTATGTCGCCACCTTCACCGCCGTACCGCAAGGGGTTACGGATCCGCTGCTGACTTTGCCAATTTACACCGGCGTGTTTGGCAAGATCGGGATAGCGACCCTGATTATCGCCGTGGTGATGGGCCTGATGGTGCCCTGGCTGAACCGGATGATGAATGCCGCACCGCAGGAGGAAGAGGGGTTGCTGGCGCCGCAGTCACAGGCGTGA